One Mycobacterium sp. SMC-4 DNA window includes the following coding sequences:
- a CDS encoding gamma-glutamylcyclotransferase, translating into MPIYAAYGSNMHPEQMLQRAPHSPMAGTGWLHGWRLTFGGEDISWEGALATVVQDPTSKVFVVLYDMTKEDEENLDRWEGSELGFHKKIRCRVERLSSDTDTDPVLAWLYVVDAWEGGLPSARYLGVMADAAEIAGAPADYVHDIRTRPAKNVGPGST; encoded by the coding sequence GTGCCGATCTACGCCGCCTACGGATCGAATATGCATCCCGAGCAAATGCTGCAGCGGGCCCCGCATTCCCCGATGGCCGGAACCGGCTGGCTGCACGGCTGGCGGCTGACCTTCGGCGGTGAGGACATCAGCTGGGAGGGTGCGCTGGCCACCGTCGTGCAGGACCCCACCTCCAAGGTGTTCGTGGTGCTCTACGACATGACCAAGGAAGACGAGGAGAACCTCGACCGCTGGGAGGGTTCCGAGCTGGGCTTCCACAAGAAGATCCGGTGCCGGGTGGAGCGCCTGTCGTCGGACACCGACACCGATCCGGTGCTGGCCTGGCTGTATGTGGTCGACGCCTGGGAGGGTGGGCTGCCGTCGGCGCGCTACCTGGGCGTGATGGCCGATGCCGCCGAAATCGCCGGTGCCCCAGCCGATTACGTGCACGACATCCGTACCCGGCCGGCCAAGAACGTCGGCCCGGGGTCGACGTAG
- a CDS encoding purine-nucleoside phosphorylase: MAASISLLQRRRTRLPVVDAVAAQAAAAELAQRTGVEQHDVAVVLGSGWAPAASELGEPTAVVAMADLPGFSPPSAQGHSGQVLSLRLGAHRVLVLLGRIHAYEGHDLGHVVHPVRTACATGVHTVVLTNAAGGLRGDLDVGQPVLISDHLNLTGRSPLVGARFVDMVDAYSPRLRAVARAIDPTLADGVYAGLPGPQYETPAEIRMLRTLGADLVGMSTVHETIAAREAGAEVLGVSLVTNLAAGMTGEPLSHAEVLEAGRQSATRMGGLLSSVIARL, encoded by the coding sequence ATGGCCGCCAGTATCTCACTGCTGCAGCGACGCCGAACTAGGCTGCCCGTCGTGGACGCAGTCGCAGCGCAAGCCGCCGCCGCCGAGCTGGCGCAGCGCACCGGTGTCGAGCAGCACGACGTCGCCGTCGTGCTGGGTTCGGGCTGGGCGCCGGCCGCGTCTGAGCTCGGTGAGCCGACGGCGGTGGTCGCGATGGCCGACCTGCCCGGTTTCAGCCCGCCCAGCGCGCAGGGCCACAGCGGCCAGGTGCTCTCGCTGCGACTCGGGGCGCACCGAGTGCTGGTGCTGCTGGGCCGCATCCACGCCTACGAAGGCCATGATCTGGGCCACGTCGTGCATCCGGTGCGCACCGCCTGCGCGACCGGCGTGCACACCGTGGTGCTGACCAACGCCGCGGGCGGTCTGCGCGGCGACCTCGACGTCGGTCAGCCTGTGCTGATCAGCGACCACCTCAACCTCACCGGCCGTTCACCGCTGGTCGGCGCTCGGTTCGTCGACATGGTCGACGCGTACTCCCCGCGGCTGCGCGCAGTGGCCCGGGCGATCGACCCGACACTGGCCGACGGTGTGTACGCCGGTCTGCCCGGCCCGCAGTACGAGACGCCGGCCGAGATCCGGATGCTGCGCACGCTGGGCGCCGACCTGGTCGGCATGTCGACGGTGCACGAGACCATCGCCGCGCGCGAGGCCGGCGCCGAGGTGCTCGGAGTCTCGCTGGTCACCAACCTGGCGGCCGGGATGACCGGCGAGCCGCTCAGCCACGCCGAGGTGCTCGAAGCCGGCCGTCAGTCGGCGACGCGGATGGGCGGGTTGTTGTCGTCGGTGATCGCCCGGCTCTGA
- a CDS encoding M20 family metallopeptidase translates to MSVLAHAAARWLSAHYDEMVGWRRHLHQHPELGRQEFQTTQFVASRLAEAGLNPKVLPGGTGLTCDFGPEHGPRVALRADMDALPMDERTGAPYSSLVPGVSHACGHDAHTAVLLGAALAMASAPELPVGVRLLFQAAEELMPGGALDAIAAGALTGVSRIFALHCDPRLAVGKVAVRPGPITSAADQIEVTLHSPGGHTSRPHLTGDLVYGLGTLITGVPGVLSRRIDPRNSTVMVWGAVNAGVAANAIPQTGTVAGTIRTASRDTWLTLEDIVRETVSSLLAPLGMEHNVLYRRGVPPVVNEEVSTRILTHAIEAIGPDVLADTRQSGGGEDFSWYLEEVPGAMARLGVWSGRGPQLDLHQPTFDLDERALGVGVRLLVNIIDHASG, encoded by the coding sequence ATGAGCGTGTTGGCCCACGCGGCGGCGCGCTGGCTGTCGGCCCACTACGACGAGATGGTCGGGTGGCGCCGGCACCTGCATCAGCATCCCGAGCTGGGGCGCCAGGAGTTCCAGACGACGCAGTTCGTCGCCTCCCGGCTGGCCGAGGCCGGGTTGAACCCGAAGGTGCTGCCCGGCGGCACCGGTCTGACCTGCGATTTCGGGCCCGAGCACGGACCGCGGGTGGCGTTGCGCGCCGACATGGACGCGCTGCCGATGGACGAGCGGACCGGGGCGCCGTACTCGTCGCTGGTGCCGGGGGTGTCGCATGCCTGCGGGCACGATGCGCACACCGCGGTGCTGCTGGGCGCGGCGTTGGCGATGGCCTCGGCGCCGGAGTTGCCGGTCGGGGTGCGGCTGCTGTTCCAGGCCGCCGAGGAGCTGATGCCCGGCGGGGCGCTGGACGCGATCGCTGCCGGCGCGCTGACGGGCGTATCGCGGATCTTCGCGCTGCACTGTGATCCGCGGCTGGCGGTCGGCAAGGTCGCGGTGCGGCCCGGGCCGATCACCTCGGCGGCCGATCAGATCGAGGTGACGCTGCATTCGCCCGGCGGGCACACCTCGCGTCCGCACCTGACCGGTGACCTGGTCTATGGGTTGGGCACGCTGATCACCGGGGTGCCCGGGGTGCTGTCGCGGCGTATCGACCCGCGCAACAGCACCGTGATGGTGTGGGGTGCGGTCAATGCCGGGGTGGCCGCCAATGCGATCCCGCAGACCGGCACGGTGGCCGGAACCATCCGCACCGCCAGCCGCGATACCTGGCTGACGTTGGAAGACATTGTGCGCGAAACGGTTTCGTCACTGCTGGCACCGCTGGGGATGGAGCACAACGTCCTGTACCGGCGCGGGGTGCCGCCAGTGGTCAACGAAGAGGTGTCTACGCGCATCCTCACCCACGCTATCGAAGCGATCGGCCCGGACGTGCTGGCCGACACCCGGCAATCCGGTGGGGGAGAAGACTTTTCGTGGTATCTCGAGGAGGTTCCGGGCGCGATGGCGCGGCTGGGCGTGTGGAGCGGTCGGGGCCCGCAGCTCGACCTGCACCAGCCGACCTTCGACCTCGACGAGCGCGCGCTCGGTGTCGGGGTGCGGCTGCTGGTCAACATCATCGACCACGCTTCAGGCTGA
- a CDS encoding RND family transporter, translating to MDGHERPHFYGIARFIRLASLPVVLIWVGIAVFLNVVVPQLEEVGKLRSVSMSPDDAPSVISMLRIGEVFEEYESNSSAMIVLEGEQPLGEEARAYYADLITDLEADTRHVEHVQDLWSDPLTAAGAQSADGRATYFQVYLAGNQGEALANESVRAVQDLVEASQPPDGVAAFVTGPSALAAEQEDAGNESLRMVEALTFLVITIMLLLFFRSILTTLVILVMVGLSLMVVRGTVSFLGFYEIIGLSTFATSLLVTLAIAIAVDYAIFLIGRYQEARGKGASTEEAYYTMFGGTAHVIVGSGLTIAGATFCLSFTRLPYFNSLGVPLALGMLVLIAVALTFGPAVVTIASRFGLLEPKRAMRVRGWRKIGAATVRWPGAVLVASIAVSLIGLLALPGYQTSYNDRIYLPDDIESSIGYAAAERHFSPARLNPEVLMVETDRDLRNSADFLVIEKIAKELFAVEGIGRVQTITRPDGTPIKSTSIPYMMSRQGGTQDLNQKYMSDRMADMLVQADELQTTINTMQEMQSLMTQMSEVTISMVAKTKTMADNVTDLRDNIANLDDFLRPLRNYFYWEPHCFNIPVCWSIRSIFDLIDGTNLLTDNIQELVPDLERLARLMPELIALMPQQIESMQSQRTMMLTMYQTQNGQLEQMAALREDATAMGDAFNDAWNADSFYLPPEAFDNADFQRGIEQFISPNGEAVRFIIAHEGDPLSPAGIEKIDALKTAAKEAVKGTPLEGSTIYLGGTAATFKDMADGTRYDLLIAGIAAIGLIFVIMLILTRAIVAAAVIVGTVVLSLGASFGLSVLVWQHLIGIELHWMVLPMAVIILLAVGADYNLLVVARLKEEIHAGVNTGLIRTMGGSGSVVTAAGMVFALTMMTMAVSDLTIIGQVGTTIGMGLIFDTLVIRSFMTPSLAALLGRWFWWPQRVRPRPVPSPWPPPVARADAPAG from the coding sequence GTGGACGGGCACGAACGGCCGCACTTCTACGGCATCGCCCGCTTCATTCGCCTGGCTTCGCTGCCCGTCGTCCTGATCTGGGTCGGGATCGCGGTTTTCCTCAACGTCGTGGTGCCCCAGCTCGAAGAGGTCGGCAAGCTGCGGTCGGTGTCGATGAGCCCCGACGACGCGCCGTCGGTCATCTCGATGCTGCGCATTGGGGAGGTCTTCGAAGAGTACGAGTCCAACAGCTCGGCGATGATCGTGCTCGAAGGCGAGCAGCCACTCGGCGAGGAAGCCCGCGCGTACTACGCCGACCTGATCACCGACCTAGAAGCCGACACCCGCCACGTCGAGCACGTACAGGACCTCTGGAGCGATCCGTTGACCGCGGCCGGCGCGCAGAGCGCGGACGGCAGGGCCACCTATTTCCAGGTCTACCTCGCCGGTAACCAGGGTGAGGCGCTGGCCAACGAGTCGGTGCGCGCGGTCCAGGATCTGGTGGAGGCCAGCCAGCCGCCCGACGGGGTGGCGGCCTTTGTCACCGGACCGTCGGCATTGGCGGCCGAACAGGAGGATGCCGGCAACGAGAGCCTGCGGATGGTCGAGGCGCTGACGTTCCTGGTCATCACGATCATGCTGCTGTTGTTCTTCCGCTCGATCCTGACCACGCTGGTGATCCTGGTGATGGTCGGGCTGAGCCTGATGGTCGTGCGCGGCACGGTGTCGTTCCTGGGTTTCTACGAGATCATCGGGCTCTCGACGTTTGCAACCAGCTTGCTGGTCACGCTGGCCATCGCGATCGCGGTGGACTATGCGATCTTCCTGATCGGCCGCTACCAGGAGGCCAGGGGCAAGGGTGCCTCCACCGAAGAGGCCTACTACACGATGTTCGGCGGCACCGCGCACGTCATCGTCGGTTCCGGTCTGACCATCGCCGGTGCGACGTTCTGCCTGAGCTTCACCCGGCTGCCGTATTTCAACAGCCTCGGGGTGCCGTTGGCGTTGGGCATGCTGGTGCTGATCGCGGTAGCGCTGACCTTCGGTCCGGCGGTGGTCACCATCGCCAGCCGGTTCGGTCTGCTGGAGCCCAAGCGCGCGATGCGGGTGCGCGGGTGGCGCAAGATCGGCGCGGCCACCGTGCGCTGGCCGGGCGCTGTCCTGGTGGCCAGCATCGCGGTGTCGCTGATCGGCCTGCTCGCCCTGCCCGGCTACCAGACCAGCTACAACGACCGCATCTATCTGCCCGACGACATCGAGTCCAGCATCGGCTACGCAGCTGCCGAGCGGCACTTCTCGCCGGCGCGGCTCAACCCCGAGGTGCTGATGGTCGAGACCGATCGGGACCTGCGCAATTCGGCCGACTTCCTCGTCATCGAGAAGATCGCCAAGGAGCTGTTCGCGGTGGAGGGCATCGGCCGGGTGCAGACCATCACCCGCCCGGATGGCACACCGATCAAGAGCACCTCGATCCCGTACATGATGAGCCGGCAGGGCGGCACCCAGGATCTGAATCAGAAGTACATGTCCGACCGGATGGCCGACATGCTGGTGCAGGCCGACGAGCTGCAGACCACCATCAACACGATGCAGGAGATGCAGTCGTTGATGACGCAGATGTCGGAGGTCACCATCAGCATGGTGGCCAAGACCAAGACGATGGCCGACAACGTCACCGACCTGCGCGACAACATCGCCAACCTCGACGATTTCCTGCGGCCGCTGCGCAACTACTTCTACTGGGAACCGCACTGCTTCAACATCCCGGTGTGCTGGTCGATCCGTTCGATCTTCGACCTCATCGACGGCACCAACCTGTTGACCGACAACATCCAGGAGCTCGTTCCCGACCTCGAGCGTCTCGCGCGGTTGATGCCGGAGTTGATCGCGCTGATGCCGCAGCAGATCGAGTCGATGCAGTCCCAGCGCACCATGATGCTGACGATGTATCAGACCCAGAACGGGCAACTGGAACAGATGGCGGCGCTGCGCGAGGACGCCACTGCGATGGGCGACGCGTTCAACGACGCGTGGAACGCCGATTCGTTCTACCTGCCGCCGGAGGCCTTCGACAACGCCGACTTCCAGCGCGGGATCGAGCAGTTCATCTCACCCAACGGTGAGGCGGTGCGGTTCATCATCGCCCACGAGGGAGACCCGTTGTCCCCGGCGGGTATCGAGAAGATCGACGCGCTCAAGACCGCGGCCAAGGAGGCGGTCAAGGGCACTCCGCTGGAGGGGTCGACGATCTACCTCGGCGGCACCGCGGCCACCTTCAAGGACATGGCCGACGGCACCCGGTATGACTTGCTGATCGCCGGAATCGCCGCGATCGGGCTGATTTTCGTCATCATGCTGATCCTGACGCGCGCGATCGTCGCGGCCGCGGTGATCGTCGGCACGGTGGTGCTGTCGCTGGGTGCGTCGTTCGGGTTGTCGGTGCTGGTGTGGCAACACCTGATCGGCATCGAACTGCACTGGATGGTGTTGCCGATGGCGGTGATCATCCTGTTGGCCGTCGGCGCGGACTACAACCTGCTGGTGGTGGCGCGCCTGAAAGAGGAGATCCATGCCGGGGTGAACACCGGCCTGATCCGCACGATGGGTGGCAGCGGGTCGGTGGTGACCGCGGCGGGCATGGTGTTCGCGCTGACCATGATGACGATGGCGGTCAGCGATCTGACCATCATCGGTCAGGTGGGTACGACCATCGGCATGGGTCTGATCTTCGACACGTTGGTGATCCGGTCGTTCATGACGCCGTCGCTGGCGGCGCTGCTGGGCCGCTGGTTCTGGTGGCCACAGCGGGTCCGGCCGCGGCCGGTGCCGTCGCCCTGGCCGCCACCAGTGGCGCGCGCCGACGCCCCAGCCGGGTAG
- a CDS encoding NAD(P)H-quinone dehydrogenase, with translation MVTRIVIIGGGPAGYEAALVAAAHGRDVTQVTVIDSDGLGGNCVLYDCVPSKTLIASTGVRTELRRAGGLGFDITLDDAPISLVQINNRVKTLAASQSADIGSQLLNQGVTILGGHGELVDDVAGMASHRVKVTTHDGKVGVLKADVVLIATGASPRVLPNAEPDGERILTWRQVYDLKELPEHLVIVGSGVTGAEFCNAYTELGVDVTVVASRDQILPHEDSDAAAVLEQVFAERGVTLVKNARAQSVTRTERGVTVTMTDGRTVDGSHALITVGSVPNTAKLGLERVGVELKPGGYIPVDRVSRTPASGIYAAGDCTGLLPLASVAAMQGRIAMYHALGEGVSPIRLRTVASATFTRPEIAAVGIPQSAIDDGSVPARTLMLPLNTNARAKMSLLRHGFVKIFCRPATGVVIGGVVVAPIASELILPIALAVQNRISVTDLAQTLSVYPSLSGSIVEAARRLMAHDDLD, from the coding sequence GTGGTAACGCGCATCGTGATCATCGGTGGAGGACCAGCGGGTTACGAAGCGGCGCTGGTGGCCGCCGCGCACGGTCGCGATGTCACCCAGGTGACGGTCATCGATTCCGACGGGCTCGGTGGCAACTGCGTGCTCTACGACTGCGTGCCGTCCAAGACGCTGATCGCCTCGACCGGAGTACGCACCGAGCTGCGCCGCGCCGGCGGTCTCGGCTTCGACATCACCCTCGACGATGCGCCGATCTCGCTGGTGCAGATCAACAATCGGGTCAAGACGTTGGCCGCGTCGCAGTCCGCCGACATCGGCAGTCAACTGCTCAACCAGGGCGTGACGATCCTCGGTGGGCACGGCGAGCTGGTCGACGATGTGGCCGGGATGGCCAGTCACCGGGTCAAAGTGACCACCCACGACGGCAAGGTCGGTGTGCTCAAGGCCGACGTGGTGCTGATCGCGACCGGAGCCAGTCCGCGGGTGCTGCCCAACGCCGAGCCCGACGGCGAGCGGATCCTGACCTGGCGTCAGGTCTATGACCTCAAGGAGTTGCCCGAGCACCTGGTGATCGTCGGATCCGGGGTGACCGGCGCGGAGTTCTGCAACGCCTACACCGAGCTCGGGGTGGACGTCACCGTGGTCGCCAGCCGCGACCAGATCCTGCCGCACGAGGACTCCGACGCCGCCGCAGTGCTCGAGCAGGTGTTCGCCGAGCGTGGGGTCACCCTGGTCAAGAATGCCCGCGCGCAGTCGGTGACCCGGACCGAGCGCGGGGTGACGGTGACGATGACCGACGGCCGCACCGTCGACGGCAGCCACGCGTTGATCACCGTCGGCTCGGTGCCCAACACCGCCAAGCTGGGCCTGGAGCGGGTGGGTGTCGAGCTCAAGCCGGGCGGCTACATCCCCGTCGACCGGGTCTCGCGCACCCCGGCCTCGGGCATCTATGCCGCCGGCGACTGCACGGGTCTGCTGCCGCTGGCCTCGGTGGCCGCCATGCAGGGCCGTATCGCGATGTACCACGCGCTGGGCGAGGGGGTGTCGCCGATCCGGCTGCGCACGGTCGCCTCGGCGACCTTCACCCGACCCGAGATCGCCGCGGTCGGCATCCCGCAGTCGGCGATCGACGACGGCAGTGTGCCGGCCCGCACGCTGATGCTGCCGCTGAACACCAATGCCCGGGCCAAGATGAGCCTGCTCCGACACGGTTTCGTCAAGATCTTCTGCCGGCCCGCCACCGGCGTGGTGATCGGCGGCGTGGTGGTCGCGCCGATCGCCTCGGAGCTGATCCTGCCGATCGCGCTGGCGGTGCAGAACCGCATTTCGGTGACCGATCTAGCCCAGACGCTGTCGGTGTATCCGTCGCTGTCCGGCTCGATCGTGGAGGCCGCGCGCCGTCTGATGGCCCACGACGACCTGGACTGA
- the glpD gene encoding glycerol-3-phosphate dehydrogenase produces the protein MAQPERESKLQPEQRRRAWERLGSEQFDVVVIGGGVVGAGAALDAATRGLKVALVEARDFASGTSSRSSKMFHGGLRYLEQLEFGLVREALHERELSLTTLAPHLVKPLPFLFPLTNRLWERPYIAAGILLYDQLGGAKSVPPQKHLTRAGALRLSPGLRRSSLVGGIRYYDTVVDDARHTMTVARTAAHYGAVVRTSTQVVALLREGDRVTGVRVRDSEDGTVTEVRGHVVVNATGVWTDEIQALSKQRGRFRVRASKGVHIVVPRDRIVSEVAIILRTDSSVLFVIPWGTHWIIGTTDTDWNLDLAHPAATKADIDYLLGQVNRVLATPLTHEDIDGVYAGLRPLLAGESEETSKLSREHAVAVPAPGLVAIAGGKYTTYRVMGEDAIDAAAEFIPTRVAPSITEKVPLMGADGYFALVNQTQSVGKEYNLHPYRVRHLLDRYGSLIGEVLAMAEKRPELLDPITEAPVYLKVEAAYAAAAEGALHLEDILARRMRISIEYPHRGVDCAREVAEVVAPFLNWGDEDIDREVETYCARVDAEVRSQQQPDDESADALRVAAPEARSEILEPVPLN, from the coding sequence GTGGCTCAGCCAGAGCGGGAATCGAAACTTCAGCCCGAACAGCGCCGACGTGCCTGGGAGCGGCTGGGTAGCGAACAGTTCGACGTGGTTGTCATCGGTGGTGGAGTGGTCGGCGCCGGCGCGGCCCTGGACGCGGCCACCAGGGGCCTCAAGGTCGCCCTGGTCGAGGCCCGCGACTTCGCCTCGGGAACATCGAGCCGCAGCAGCAAGATGTTCCACGGCGGTCTGCGCTACCTCGAGCAGCTCGAATTCGGACTGGTGCGTGAGGCGCTGCATGAGCGCGAGCTGTCGTTGACGACGCTGGCTCCGCACCTGGTCAAACCGCTGCCGTTCCTGTTCCCGCTGACCAACCGGCTCTGGGAGCGGCCCTACATTGCTGCGGGCATTCTGCTCTACGATCAGCTCGGCGGTGCGAAATCGGTTCCGCCGCAGAAGCATCTGACCCGCGCCGGAGCGTTGCGCCTGTCGCCCGGGCTGCGGCGCAGCTCGCTGGTCGGCGGAATCCGTTACTACGACACCGTCGTCGACGATGCCCGGCACACCATGACGGTGGCGCGCACCGCGGCGCACTACGGCGCGGTGGTGCGCACCTCGACGCAGGTGGTGGCGCTGCTGCGGGAGGGTGACCGGGTCACCGGGGTGCGGGTGCGCGACTCCGAAGACGGCACGGTCACCGAGGTGCGCGGCCACGTCGTGGTCAACGCGACCGGGGTCTGGACCGACGAGATCCAGGCCTTGTCCAAGCAACGCGGCCGGTTCCGGGTGCGCGCGTCCAAGGGCGTACACATCGTGGTGCCACGCGACCGCATCGTCAGCGAGGTCGCGATCATCCTGCGCACCGACAGCTCGGTGCTGTTCGTGATCCCGTGGGGCACGCACTGGATCATCGGGACCACCGATACCGACTGGAATCTCGACCTGGCCCATCCCGCGGCGACCAAGGCCGACATCGACTATCTGCTGGGTCAGGTCAACAGAGTGCTGGCGACGCCGTTGACCCACGAGGACATCGACGGCGTGTATGCCGGCCTGCGACCGCTGCTGGCCGGGGAAAGCGAGGAGACCTCGAAGCTCTCCCGCGAGCACGCGGTCGCGGTGCCCGCCCCGGGCCTGGTCGCGATCGCCGGCGGTAAATACACCACCTACCGGGTGATGGGCGAGGACGCCATCGACGCGGCAGCGGAGTTCATCCCGACCCGGGTGGCGCCGTCGATCACCGAGAAGGTGCCGCTGATGGGTGCCGACGGATACTTCGCGCTGGTGAACCAAACCCAAAGCGTCGGAAAGGAATACAACCTGCACCCGTACAGGGTTCGGCACCTGCTGGACCGCTACGGATCGTTGATCGGCGAGGTGCTGGCGATGGCCGAGAAGCGCCCGGAACTGCTGGACCCGATCACCGAGGCGCCGGTGTATCTGAAGGTGGAGGCGGCCTATGCGGCTGCGGCCGAGGGAGCGCTGCATCTGGAGGACATCCTGGCCCGACGGATGCGGATCTCGATCGAGTACCCGCACCGCGGGGTGGACTGCGCCCGCGAGGTCGCCGAAGTCGTTGCGCCGTTCCTGAATTGGGGCGACGAGGACATCGACCGCGAGGTCGAAACCTATTGCGCGCGGGTCGACGCCGAGGTGCGCAGCCAGCAGCAACCCGATGACGAGTCCGCCGACGCGTTGCGGGTCGCCGCGCCGGAGGCGCGGTCGGAGATCCTCGAACCGGTGCCGCTGAATTGA
- a CDS encoding M20 family metallopeptidase: protein MPTATSTRVEDAVYRRRGDLIELSHGIHAEPELAFDEHRSCAKTQALVAERGFDITAGVAGLDTAFRAEFGSGPLVVGICAEYDALPEIGHACGHNVIAASAVGTALALAEVADELGLTVVLLGTPAEEAGGGKVLMLEAGVFDDVATTVMLHPGPVDIAAARSLALSEVTIRYTGRESHAAVAPYLGVNAADAVTVAQVAIGLLRQQLAPGQMVHGIVTDGGQAANVIPARAELRYTMRATQSESLRELESRMAGCFAAGAVATGCEHAVTEVAPAYAELAPDEWLSATVHAEMTRLGRCPLPAEVAASLPLGSTDMGNVTQMMPGIHPVIGVDSGGASIHQPEFAAAAVSASADLAVAEGAVMLARTVVALAESPEQRDRVLEQQDRRVS, encoded by the coding sequence ATGCCCACCGCCACGTCGACTCGCGTCGAAGACGCCGTGTACCGGCGTCGTGGCGATCTGATCGAGCTCTCGCATGGCATCCACGCCGAGCCCGAGCTGGCCTTCGACGAGCACCGCAGCTGCGCCAAGACCCAGGCCCTGGTGGCCGAACGCGGCTTCGACATCACCGCTGGGGTGGCCGGCCTGGACACCGCCTTCCGCGCCGAGTTCGGTAGCGGCCCGCTGGTCGTCGGGATCTGCGCCGAGTACGACGCGTTGCCCGAAATCGGGCACGCCTGCGGGCACAACGTCATCGCCGCATCGGCGGTCGGTACCGCGCTGGCTTTGGCCGAGGTCGCCGACGAGCTCGGGCTGACGGTGGTGCTGTTGGGGACACCCGCCGAGGAGGCCGGCGGCGGCAAGGTGCTGATGCTGGAAGCCGGCGTGTTCGACGACGTCGCGACCACCGTGATGCTGCATCCCGGGCCGGTCGACATCGCCGCAGCCCGCTCGCTGGCGCTCTCGGAGGTCACGATCCGCTACACCGGCCGGGAGTCGCACGCCGCGGTCGCGCCGTATCTGGGGGTCAACGCCGCCGACGCGGTCACCGTCGCGCAGGTGGCGATCGGTCTGCTGCGCCAGCAGCTGGCGCCCGGCCAGATGGTGCACGGCATCGTCACCGACGGCGGGCAGGCCGCCAACGTGATCCCGGCGCGCGCCGAGCTGCGCTACACGATGCGCGCGACGCAGTCGGAGTCGTTGCGGGAGTTGGAATCTCGAATGGCCGGCTGTTTCGCCGCGGGTGCGGTGGCGACCGGTTGCGAGCACGCCGTCACCGAGGTCGCGCCGGCGTATGCGGAGCTGGCCCCCGATGAGTGGTTGTCGGCGACGGTGCACGCGGAGATGACCCGGTTGGGGCGGTGCCCGCTGCCGGCCGAGGTGGCGGCCTCGCTGCCGCTGGGTAGTACCGACATGGGCAATGTCACCCAGATGATGCCCGGCATCCACCCGGTGATCGGCGTGGATTCCGGTGGCGCGTCGATCCATCAGCCGGAGTTCGCGGCCGCGGCGGTGTCGGCGAGCGCGGACCTCGCGGTGGCCGAGGGGGCGGTGATGCTGGCCCGCACGGTGGTGGCGCTGGCCGAGAGTCCCGAGCAGCGCGACCGCGTGCTCGAACAGCAGGATCGGCGGGTCTCATGA
- a CDS encoding SDR family oxidoreductase: MRTSPQRIVLVTGADGRLGADVARQLADPDVHVVLNHRGAADRAESIAGSIREAGGHASSIDTDVADDFAVTAMIETVRARFGRLDTLILHPAGGLHTLSDTRARAHGQAQRRLATLAMPLMPSGARIVFVTSHQAHFYPYKAVPKGFAGIAASQRAGETALYAMRSDLAHAGISVTVVSAEITGAADVAAAVVNAATTAHPSGIVYVGSAA, translated from the coding sequence ATGCGCACGTCACCTCAGCGGATCGTCCTTGTCACCGGTGCCGACGGTCGCCTCGGAGCTGACGTCGCCCGCCAGCTCGCCGACCCGGATGTCCACGTCGTGCTCAACCATCGCGGTGCCGCCGACCGCGCCGAGAGCATCGCCGGCAGCATCCGCGAGGCCGGAGGCCACGCCTCGAGCATTGACACCGACGTCGCCGACGACTTCGCTGTCACCGCGATGATCGAGACCGTGCGGGCCCGCTTCGGACGACTGGACACCCTCATCCTGCATCCCGCCGGCGGTCTGCACACACTCAGCGACACCCGGGCCCGCGCGCACGGCCAGGCGCAGCGGCGGCTGGCCACCCTGGCGATGCCGTTGATGCCGTCCGGCGCCCGGATCGTGTTCGTCACCAGCCACCAGGCCCACTTCTATCCCTACAAGGCGGTGCCCAAAGGTTTCGCCGGCATCGCCGCCAGCCAGCGGGCCGGCGAAACCGCGCTCTACGCCATGCGATCGGATCTCGCGCACGCCGGAATCAGCGTGACGGTGGTGTCAGCCGAGATCACCGGCGCCGCCGACGTCGCGGCGGCCGTCGTCAACGCGGCCACCACCGCCCACCCGTCCGGCATCGTCTACGTCGGCAGCGCCGCCTGA